Proteins encoded within one genomic window of Rossellomorea vietnamensis:
- a CDS encoding NUDIX domain-containing protein: MKKVFGEKVPGLDYRKRTGVYAVIFHQEKDKILTFRNEIGHHFLPGGGIKENESHVECLEREMMEETGYCVSIGSYIGHAMYYFFSRKGDPLLGEGHFYLVELNEKMLEPMEDEHAPVWMDRKDAKRLLIHEHHYWGIEEVWKLNEEIGIQAKQKNYEHSINMENNEVKKEKKC; this comes from the coding sequence GTGAAAAAAGTATTCGGTGAAAAAGTTCCTGGATTGGATTATCGAAAGAGAACAGGTGTCTATGCCGTCATCTTTCATCAAGAAAAAGACAAAATCCTGACGTTTCGAAACGAGATAGGGCATCACTTTCTACCTGGTGGCGGCATCAAAGAGAATGAAAGTCATGTAGAGTGCCTGGAAAGAGAAATGATGGAGGAGACAGGTTACTGTGTATCGATTGGTTCTTATATCGGACATGCCATGTACTACTTTTTTTCAAGAAAGGGAGACCCACTCCTTGGTGAAGGACACTTTTATCTGGTTGAGCTGAATGAAAAGATGTTGGAACCAATGGAAGATGAGCATGCTCCAGTGTGGATGGATCGTAAGGATGCGAAAAGGCTCCTGATACATGAGCATCATTACTGGGGAATAGAGGAAGTGTGGAAGCTGAATGAGGAAATCGGTATACAAGCCAAACAAAAAAATTATGAACATAGCATCAACATGGAAAATAATGAAGTGAAAAAGGAGAAAAAATGTTAA